The Streptomyces camelliae genome segment TGGTCGCCGCACCGGAGCGGGAAACCCCCGGTTCGGCCGGCGAACAGGCCCTGCGCGAGAACGTCCCCGCCCTGGCGGACGCCCTGGTCAAGGCCTTCGGGGTGATCGACGCGGTCATCCATCTGGAGGTCAAGCTCACCGACCGTGGTCCGGTGCCGGTCGAGATGGCGGTGCGTCCGGCCGGGGACTGCATTCCCGAACTCGTCGAACGCACCCATGGCCGGGACCTCTACCGGGAACTCGCGGCTCTGGCCACAGGACGTCAGACGCCGGCAGGAGAACCGACGGGGGAGAATGCGGCGGTCGCCGGGGTGCGGTTCTCGCTGGGCACGGGCCGGGTCACCGGATACGCACGCCCCGTCGACGTCCTCCAGGGCCTGGAGACGGTACGCATCGCCGTGCAGAGCGGGCAAGTGGGCCGCATATACGCCGAGCCGGCGGGCAACTGGGACCGCGTCGGCTATGTGCTCGGCTGGGGTCCATCCCGCCCCGTACTGGAACGGGAACTGGCCCTCGCCGCCGGCCGCCAGCTCTCCCTCACAGGCCTCAAGGAGCGGTGACAGCAGTGCCCCAGGACGCCGGTCCACGGCGGGACCGGCGGGACCCGATCGCGGCGCGGGGCGCGAAACGGAGCCGAGGCGGCCTCGGGGCGGCCCCGGGCAAGCCGTCCGGATCCGGTCGTCACGCGACGCACACGCGTGGCACGGTGGCATGGTCGGACCCAGCATCAACCTGTCCGAGGAGACTGCGGTGACCGAGGTAGTGCTGCTGCGCAGCGGCAACCCCCGGCGGCTGACCGAGCCCGCGTGGCGCGGCACCGTCGAACTGTGCGCCAAGGCCGGCGTGCAGATCCTCAGCACGCCCCCCGACCCGCCGGGCGGCCCCGAAGACGCCCTCGGGCCCAGCCTGTTCACGCCGGTACCCGAGAACGCCACCGCCTCGGAGCTCGCCGCCCTGCTGGCCGAGCACGGCCCCGAACACATCGTGCACTGCGCCGATCCGGACGCTCTGGTACGGCGCGACGCCGAGGCCGCGCGCCGCTACGGGCACGCCCGCGGCCGCGCCGACGACGCGGAACGCACCGCCGCCGCCTTTGCCACCCTGCTGCACAAGGGCCGCACGCGGGACCTGTGCGAGCGCCTGGCCATCGATGTCGCCGACGGGGTGTGGGGCCCGGCGTCCGACGCACTGCTGCGGCGCCGGGCGAGCGAACTGCTCGGCCGGTACGGCCGGGTGCTGGTCAAGGACCCGGAAGGCTGGGCGAGCCGCGGCCAGAGCCAGACCGCCACACCGCACGAGCTGGACGCGGCACTGGACGCCTACGGTGAACACCCCGTCGTGGTGGAGGCGTTCGTCGCCGGTGAAGAGATCAGCGTCGAGGTGCTGACGCACCACGGGCAGCACCTGGTTCTCGGCTGGGCGGTGAAGGGCGGCACCGAGGAAGGCGGGCACCCTCTGCACCGGCTGCGCCTGGCACCGGCCGGGCCTGTACCGGCCGCGCTGGCCGACCGAGCGGTGCGACTGTGCGCCGCGGCCGGCCATGAAGGCATCGCCGAAGTGGAATTCGTCGTCGGCGCCGACGGCCGGGCCTGTGTCCTGGAATGCAACCCGCGCGTGAGCGCCATCTCCCGAGTTTTCGCCGTCGGCAACGGTTTCTCCTCCACCGAACTGGCCGTCAGGGCCGCACTCGGCGGACTGGCGTCCCTGCCCGAAGTGGCACGTGCGGAGGCCGTGGACCGGGCCCTGCCGGCCGACCTGCCGCCGGAGGCGCTCGCCTCGCTCGTCACCGCCCCCGGGGTCGCGTGGGTTCATCCGGTCACCGATGGCTTCCAGCCCCGAGTCCTGCTGGGCGGGGTGGCCGGCGGCGGCCGGACGGACGAAGCCGTACGGCAGGTGGCGGCGCTCACCGGAATCGACCTGACGGAGTCGTTGGAACAGCGCCGCGCGACCGCCAGAGCGCTTCTTTCAGATCACCGGATCGCCGACCTGGCGCGCCGCTGAGCGATGCCCGAGGGGACCGGAGGACCGGATCCAGCCGTTGTCATCGGACCGGACACCGAAGGGGGTGGCCGGTGACCACGTGGACCGGGCGTCGGTGACGCGGACCGGCCGGTTGCGGTGAACTCCGCCGTCGTCGGCGCCCCGGCACGCTGTCCGGGCCGGCATGAGGGGCTCCGGAACAGCGAGCTGCAGCATCATGCCCTCGGACGGTCCCGCGGCGGTCTGACCACGGAGTCTCACCTCGCGGCCGACGGGCACTGCCGCCCGCCGGCCTTCCGCCCCGGAGCCGTCCGGGTGAGTGACGCGGGCATCGGCATCCGGGCTGCGTGGCGATCCGCAAGAGATACCCCCTGACGCCTGCTTCCCGGACGGGACGGGCTCCACGAGCCAGGCGCGCTCGCCCGGCCGGTGCGCGACCAGGTGGCCCTGGGACGACGGATCCGAGACCCGCCTGAGCAGGCCGGCACCGGTCCCCTCAGTGGTCGGGCCGTGATTCGAGACAGATGAGTGTCTGCTGCCCGGTGGCGACGAGTGTCTTGTGTCCCTCGCTCACGCTGAAGACGTGCAGCTGGCACACCGTCAGCGTCCGGCCGGACTTCAGCACGGTACCCACCGCCTCGATGTGGTCGCCCACGGCGGGGGCCAGGAGGTTGATCTTGTATTCCACGGTGAGCACCGAGGAGTCCTCGGGGAAGAGCGTGAAGGCCGCGTAACCGCCGGCACTGTCGGCGATGGCGCTGGTGGCGCCGGCGTGAATGTACCCGTGCTGCTGGGCGACCTCCGTCCGCCTGGGCAGCGTGATATGCACTCGGCCGGGAGCGATGTGCGTGATGCGGGCGCCCAGATGGCGCATGAGCCCCTGCCGATCGAAGCTCCCCTGGATGCGGGCCTGCACTTCGGGGCTGACCCGGTCCTGCAGCGTCTGCTCTTCCACGACTCTCCTCGCTCTGCCGTTACCGAGGGTTGGGACCTTGCGGCCCGAGGGTAATTCCGATGTTCCCTTCGCTGCCAGCGATCTGCGAGGCAGCCATCACCTGCACCATCAGGCCACTCCCGCCGCTCGACCCGCCTCCCGCTCGACCAGGACGCCCTGCCCGCCGTTCCGCCAACGTGTGCGGAGGCGTCAGGTGAGGACAACTGCCCGAGCGGTTCGTTGCCGTGGTCCATCAGGACGTACCGGTGAACGCCCGGACCTGGAACTCATCTTCTCGATCGCGATGCCGCCCTGCGGGTCGGTGTCCACCAGGTAGGCGTCCTGTTCGTCGTAGCCGTACATGGCCACGACGGTTTCCGCGGCCAGCAGCTCAAGCCCGAGTACGGCGACGAGGTTCCTGGTGAGCTCGAACGGCTTGACCCGGCCTCCCAGGAAGGGAAAACCCATGCCCTTGCTGTCCCAGTGGATGAAGGACAGCCCGGAGCCGAGCCCGAACAGCATGGGCTCAGACACGTCGAGTCCCTCATGCCGCAGCAGCACGCCCAGCGCCGTGGTCTCGCAGTGCTGCATACCGCGGGCATCGATGCCTTTCACCATGGTCATGCCGCTCATTCTTCTCCCTCACCTGACGACGACGCCCCGGACGGGCCCCAGGCTCCCGTGCGCCGTATGCCGCGCGGGCGAGGGACCGTACGCGAAGAGCCCTACGTGACGCTCCAGGCGTCCGCAACCGGCCCGGCAGGCTCCCTCGTCAGGGAACGGCGGATCAGTCGAACATGGTTCAAGCCGGCTGGCGAGGGACCGCCGCTGAGGCCGTCGCCTGCTGCCGATCGAGCTTCTCCAGGACGCGGTCGCGGAGCAGCTCGTACTCCTCACGGAGCCTGCGCCATTCGGTCACCGGCGGGCGGGAAATCACGATGCCTCCGGTGACGATCTCCTCGGGTCCGAACTGCTCGCGGGTGAGGTCGATCTCGATGCCCATGCCCAGGCGGTTCCACCAGTGGTAGTCCACACGCTCTCCGGCGACGTGGACCTCTCCGCGAATCAACTCGCCTCCCAGCAGGTCATTGAGCACCATGGCGGTCACCCCGCACTGATCCCGGGCCGGATTGTCCTCGGTCCAGCGCGATCGGTATTCAGGCGTGCACGTCTCGGCACTCCAACTGCTGCGAACGGCTCGTTCGATGTCGGTGAGAAGCAACGGTGTCATGCCGGTGATCCTGCCTGCAGGCACTGACAACGGCCGGACTGGCAGACACGGCGACTGCAGGGCCGAGGCGCTCTCAGCCTGGCACGATCCGCGGATCTGACAACGAGTCATCGGTTCTCCCACCTGCGGATTCGGGTGAAGACTTCGCACGGGGGCGGCTCTGCGTGGCTGATTGACTTCCCCTGGGTGGGCTCGGAGGCTGAGTCGATCTGACATTACGTCAGCTAACGTGAGTGACGGAGGATTGCTGTGGGACAGAGGTCAGCCCCGCGACGCAACAGACTCCTGCCGGCCCTGCTCGGCACCCTGGCGTTGACGGCGGGCGGGGTCGCCCCCGCGGCGGCCGCACACGACCGGGAAGATCCGCAGGTGCTGCTCGTCTGCAACGCCAGCACCGTCAGCTGCCCGAGCAGCTCGACGCACCAGTACGGAACCATCCAGGCCGCCGTCGACGCCGCACGCACAGGCGACTGGGTGCTCGTCTGGCCCGGCGTCTACCACGAGAAGGCCACCAAGGAGGCGGGCGTGCTGATCACCACGCCCGGCATCCACATCCGCGGGCTGGACCGCAACCGGGTGGTCGTCGACGGCAGCAACGGCAGCGCGGCGCAGCCGTGCCCGGCCGACTCGACGCTGAAGGACACCACAGGCCGCAGCGGCATCGAAGTCTCCAAGGCCGACGACGTCTCCATCGAGAACCTCACCGTCTGCAACTACCTCTCCGGCACCGACGGCAGCGGCGGCAACCAGATCTGGTGGAACGGCGGCGACGGCAGCGGGCAGATCGGTCTGCACGGCTACCACGGCGCCTATCTGACCGCGACCTCCGGCTACGGCTCGGCCGACCCGAGCGCGTCGATGGCGCAGTACGGGATCTTCGCGTCCAACGCGACGGGCCCGGCGGAGATCGCGCACACCTATGCGTCCAACATGGGCGACTCCGACTACTACGTGGGCGCCTGCCGCAACATCTGCGGGGTGACGCTGACCGACGCGCACGGCCAGAACTCGGCCATCGGCTTCTCCGGCACCAACTCGGGCGGCTACACCATCAGCGACTCCGAGTTCGACAACAACCGCACCGGCATCGTCGTCAACTCGCTCAACAACGACGACGCGCCCCCACCTCAGGACGGCAGCTGCGTGGGCGCACCACAGCGCTCGTGCACCTTCATCGAGCACAACTTCATCCACGAGAACAACAACCCGAACGTCCCGGTGTCCGGGCTGGCCGGCGCCATCGGCGCCGGCATCGAGATCTCGGGCGGTCACGGCGACACGATCCGCGGCAACCGGATCGAGCGGCAGGGCAGCTGGGGCGTCGTGCTGCACGACTTCCCCGACAGCGAGACCCCGCCGCCGCTGAGCCACTGCCAGGGCGGGGTGCAGCTGACCGGCGTCTGCGTGTTCCTCTCCTACGGGAACGTGGTGGCGGCCAACCAGTTCAGCGGCAACGGCTCCTTCGGCAACCCGACCAACGGGGACCTTGCCAACGAGTCGACGACGGCCCCGCACAACTGCTTCTTCGGGAACCGGGGGACCGGCGGTGGCGCGCCGACCAGCGACCCGGCGTCGATCCAGAGCCGTGCGGTGGACGGCCCGCCGTGCGGCCAGGGCGCGGGGGTCGGCGACGACCAGCTGCTCGCCGGCGAGCTGGTGTGCGCGGCGGGCTTCGGCCCCTGCCCGGTCCCGGACGCGGCCTATCCGCAGCGGACCCGCCTCGAACTGGCGTCGTCTGCCCCGCAGGTCAGCATGCGGCGTCCGTGCGCGGGTCTGCCGAAGAACGCGTTCTGCGGGTAGCCGTTTCCGGTGCCCGGCTCAGCGGCCCGAGCTGCTGAGCCGGACACCGGGGACACCGATGAGCACGAAGCCGACGGAGATCGGCTTGAGCGCGGAGGCGAGGTTGCCACGCCAGACTCCTCCCAAAGACGGCGATGCCCGCCCCGCCCAAGCTCGACCAGTGCTCAACCCCGGCTCGCCACCCACTCCTCGAAGCTGGGCCCCGCCAGCTTCGCATGCGGGCTGGGCAGCAGGCCGCCGCCCGCGTAGGTCTCCGCGTCAGGGTCGTTCGCGTCCGGGGTGTCGACGGCGATGACCCGGATGCCGCGGCGGGCGCCGAGGAGGGCGGCTGCCTCGGCCAGGGTTTCCTTGCGGGGGCCGGCGATTTCCGGGATCGGGGTTTCGGGGGTGGGGTGTGCGGGGGCGTCGGGGGAGAGGGCCAGGTCGGCCAGGGCCTCGGCCACCGTGCGGGCGGACACGGGCTGGCTGGGCCAGGCCGGGATGTGGGCCACGCCGTCCTGTTGCCGGTCCAGGTGCTCGGCGACGTACTCGTGGAACTGCGCGGCGCGCAGGATGCGGGCCGGTAGCGGACCGGCCAGGCTGAGCTGCTCGTGCACCTGCTTGGCGGCCAGGAAGCCGGCGGCGAACCGGTCGGCGCCGATGACGGAGGCGACGACGATGTGGCTGACGCCCGCTTTCCGGCCGGCCTCGTGCAGGGCACGGGTGGATGCGTGGAAGAACTCTGCTGCGGCCTGCTGGTCGGAGGCGGGCCAGGACGCGGCGTCGATGATGACGTCGACCCCGGTGAGTGCCTCGGCAAGGCCCTGACCGGTGACGATGTCCACTCCGCAGGCCCGTGACATCGGCACGGTTTCGTAGCCCCGTTCCGTGAGGACGTCGACGATGTGGCGTCCCAGCCGTCCGGTTGCTCCCGCCACTGCGAACGTGATGGTCCTACTCATGATCCAGTCCCTCCTGTGCACCCGGAATGCGTTGCCGAGTACTACGACGACGTGGGGCCGCGGACTGTGAGGT includes the following:
- a CDS encoding ATP-grasp domain-containing protein yields the protein MTEVVLLRSGNPRRLTEPAWRGTVELCAKAGVQILSTPPDPPGGPEDALGPSLFTPVPENATASELAALLAEHGPEHIVHCADPDALVRRDAEAARRYGHARGRADDAERTAAAFATLLHKGRTRDLCERLAIDVADGVWGPASDALLRRRASELLGRYGRVLVKDPEGWASRGQSQTATPHELDAALDAYGEHPVVVEAFVAGEEISVEVLTHHGQHLVLGWAVKGGTEEGGHPLHRLRLAPAGPVPAALADRAVRLCAAAGHEGIAEVEFVVGADGRACVLECNPRVSAISRVFAVGNGFSSTELAVRAALGGLASLPEVARAEAVDRALPADLPPEALASLVTAPGVAWVHPVTDGFQPRVLLGGVAGGGRTDEAVRQVAALTGIDLTESLEQRRATARALLSDHRIADLARR
- a CDS encoding PaaI family thioesterase, translated to MRHLGARITHIAPGRVHITLPRRTEVAQQHGYIHAGATSAIADSAGGYAAFTLFPEDSSVLTVEYKINLLAPAVGDHIEAVGTVLKSGRTLTVCQLHVFSVSEGHKTLVATGQQTLICLESRPDH
- a CDS encoding YunG family protein, translating into MTPLLLTDIERAVRSSWSAETCTPEYRSRWTEDNPARDQCGVTAMVLNDLLGGELIRGEVHVAGERVDYHWWNRLGMGIEIDLTREQFGPEEIVTGGIVISRPPVTEWRRLREEYELLRDRVLEKLDRQQATASAAVPRQPA
- a CDS encoding right-handed parallel beta-helix repeat-containing protein, with the translated sequence MGQRSAPRRNRLLPALLGTLALTAGGVAPAAAAHDREDPQVLLVCNASTVSCPSSSTHQYGTIQAAVDAARTGDWVLVWPGVYHEKATKEAGVLITTPGIHIRGLDRNRVVVDGSNGSAAQPCPADSTLKDTTGRSGIEVSKADDVSIENLTVCNYLSGTDGSGGNQIWWNGGDGSGQIGLHGYHGAYLTATSGYGSADPSASMAQYGIFASNATGPAEIAHTYASNMGDSDYYVGACRNICGVTLTDAHGQNSAIGFSGTNSGGYTISDSEFDNNRTGIVVNSLNNDDAPPPQDGSCVGAPQRSCTFIEHNFIHENNNPNVPVSGLAGAIGAGIEISGGHGDTIRGNRIERQGSWGVVLHDFPDSETPPPLSHCQGGVQLTGVCVFLSYGNVVAANQFSGNGSFGNPTNGDLANESTTAPHNCFFGNRGTGGGAPTSDPASIQSRAVDGPPCGQGAGVGDDQLLAGELVCAAGFGPCPVPDAAYPQRTRLELASSAPQVSMRRPCAGLPKNAFCG
- a CDS encoding SDR family oxidoreductase, with amino-acid sequence MSRTITFAVAGATGRLGRHIVDVLTERGYETVPMSRACGVDIVTGQGLAEALTGVDVIIDAASWPASDQQAAAEFFHASTRALHEAGRKAGVSHIVVASVIGADRFAAGFLAAKQVHEQLSLAGPLPARILRAAQFHEYVAEHLDRQQDGVAHIPAWPSQPVSARTVAEALADLALSPDAPAHPTPETPIPEIAGPRKETLAEAAALLGARRGIRVIAVDTPDANDPDAETYAGGGLLPSPHAKLAGPSFEEWVASRG